One segment of Verrucomicrobiota bacterium DNA contains the following:
- a CDS encoding phosphatase PAP2 family protein, with translation MRLLFSIIPRPAFTLLCLCSALFFALTADARYQGLISRLDRPISERLHAAGTANSLFLQAGTELGGGAISGMTWAVALVLVLLRRWHYLPFLGVAVSLGRAINGKMQAFFARPRPSFPDMEVLTRPGFPSGHTAAAALLFGFLIILALRELRSKEAKIIAVGVASAAILFVGWTRIALLVHHTTDVIGSLLWCTAWLVGCHYGNIAAYRWSADNVEAWGRAAMQKDPRVP, from the coding sequence ATGCGCTTACTGTTTTCGATCATCCCAAGACCAGCCTTTACATTGTTGTGCCTGTGTTCGGCGCTGTTTTTCGCGCTCACGGCGGATGCGCGATATCAAGGGTTGATTTCGAGATTGGACCGGCCCATCAGCGAGCGCCTGCACGCCGCCGGCACGGCGAACAGTTTGTTTCTTCAGGCCGGCACCGAACTGGGAGGCGGAGCCATTTCCGGAATGACGTGGGCCGTGGCGCTGGTTCTGGTCCTGTTGCGGCGCTGGCACTATCTGCCCTTCCTCGGGGTGGCCGTGTCGTTGGGCCGCGCGATCAATGGCAAAATGCAGGCCTTCTTCGCACGCCCGCGGCCCAGCTTTCCTGACATGGAGGTTTTGACGCGCCCCGGTTTTCCGAGCGGTCACACGGCCGCGGCGGCTCTGCTTTTTGGCTTCTTGATTATCCTTGCGCTGCGCGAACTGCGGAGCAAGGAGGCGAAGATCATTGCCGTCGGCGTGGCTTCGGCCGCGATCCTGTTCGTGGGGTGGACGCGCATCGCGCTGCTCGTCCATCATACCACCGATGTGATTGGATCCCTTCTCTGGTGCACCGCCTGGCTGGTGGGTTGTCATTACGGCAACATCGCCGCGTATCGATGGTCGGCGGACAACGTGGAAGCCTGGGGGCGGGCGGCAATGCAGAAAGATCCTCGCGTCCCATGA
- a CDS encoding succinate dehydrogenase, with protein sequence MSCAKTSLKQPAFGQTLRPDAWWVQPALVFLGLSAFIVYSTWAAFQGQYYYSGPYLSPFYSPELFGESAHSWFGPKPGWWPQWLPWSPALLILWAPGGFRLTCYYYRGAYYKSFWGDPPACTVGEPRNVYRGEHSFPLILQNAHRYFLYVALGFLLILSHDVWKAMWFANPATGQPSFGIGVGTVVLALNVVFLGNYTLGCHSLRHLVGGFGDQLSRAPMCQKTYSCVSCLNRRHMLWAWMSLFWVGFSDLYVRLCAMGVWRDIRIL encoded by the coding sequence ATGTCCTGCGCGAAGACCTCTCTGAAGCAGCCCGCCTTTGGCCAGACCCTGCGTCCGGATGCATGGTGGGTTCAACCCGCGCTGGTCTTTCTCGGGCTCTCGGCGTTCATCGTTTACTCCACGTGGGCGGCCTTCCAGGGGCAGTACTACTATTCAGGACCGTATCTTTCGCCGTTTTATTCCCCGGAACTGTTTGGCGAATCGGCTCACAGTTGGTTCGGCCCCAAGCCCGGCTGGTGGCCGCAATGGCTGCCGTGGTCTCCCGCGCTGCTGATTCTCTGGGCGCCGGGCGGATTCCGGCTCACCTGTTATTACTACCGCGGGGCGTACTACAAATCGTTCTGGGGCGACCCGCCAGCATGCACGGTGGGCGAGCCCCGCAACGTATATCGCGGAGAACACTCTTTCCCGCTCATCCTCCAGAACGCGCACCGCTATTTCCTTTACGTCGCTCTAGGCTTTCTCCTGATTCTTTCTCACGACGTCTGGAAAGCGATGTGGTTCGCGAACCCGGCAACGGGCCAGCCGTCTTTCGGCATCGGTGTGGGAACGGTGGTGCTGGCGTTGAACGTGGTTTTCCTCGGCAACTACACGCTCGGCTGCCATTCCTTGCGCCATCTGGTCGGAGGATTTGGCGACCAACTTTCTCGCGCGCCCATGTGCCAGAAAACTTACTCGTGCGTGAGCTGCCTGAACCGCCGCCACATGCTGTGGGCCTGGATGAGCCTGTTCTGGGTTGGATTCTCCGATCTCTACGTGCGGCTGTGCGCGATGGGAGTGTGGAGGGACATAAGAATCCTTTGA
- a CDS encoding DUF933 domain-containing protein has protein sequence MKISLFGIGGIKTGKHNLKDPRLDQADKLVEADKKTCAQVDVVGEEEALTADAILVTRDTRADLLLKDLEFIETRLSRAPQDSEKVVLEKIRSRLENEEGVFAAGLSKEELAAVVAHNFYTNKPVVIAEDTDVSEPEKLLLRVVQESGYISFLTVGGKENRAWLIRKGTTAWEAAGAIHTDIQKGFIRAEIISFDDFIQAGGETQAKRAGKQRLETKQYVMQDYDLTNFRFNK, from the coding sequence ATGAAGATTAGTCTTTTTGGAATCGGCGGCATCAAAACGGGAAAACACAATTTGAAAGACCCCCGGCTCGACCAGGCGGACAAGCTGGTCGAGGCCGACAAGAAAACCTGCGCGCAGGTGGACGTGGTCGGCGAAGAGGAAGCTTTGACTGCGGACGCCATTCTGGTCACGCGTGACACCCGCGCGGATTTGCTCTTGAAAGACTTGGAGTTCATCGAGACGCGCCTGAGCCGCGCTCCGCAAGACTCTGAAAAAGTCGTCCTGGAGAAAATCAGGAGCCGGCTGGAGAATGAGGAAGGCGTGTTTGCCGCGGGATTGTCGAAGGAAGAACTTGCCGCGGTCGTGGCGCACAATTTCTACACCAACAAACCGGTGGTGATTGCGGAAGACACAGACGTCTCCGAGCCTGAGAAGTTGCTGCTGCGCGTCGTGCAGGAGAGCGGTTACATCTCGTTTCTGACCGTCGGCGGAAAGGAAAACCGCGCCTGGCTCATCCGCAAAGGCACGACCGCGTGGGAGGCGGCGGGCGCCATCCACACCGATATTCAGAAGGGATTTATCCGCGCGGAAATCATCAGCTTCGATGATTTCATCCAAGCCGGCGGCGAAACGCAAGCCAAGCGGGCCGGCAAGCAGCGCCTGGAAACCAAGCAATACGTGATGCAGGACTACGATCTGACGAACTTCCGGTTCAACAAATGA
- a CDS encoding fumarate reductase/succinate dehydrogenase flavoprotein subunit: protein MPDYETHEHDVLIIGAGGAGLRAAIEASAAGVSVGVVCKSLLGKAHTVMAEGGIAAALANVDDRDNWKVHFADTMRGGQYVNNWRMAELHAREAPDRVRELEAWGAVFDRTKDGRILQRNFGGHKYPRLAHVGDRTGLEMIRTLQDHGLHQGMQVHMETTILTLLKEGDRVVGAFGYERERGRFKVFRAKAVVLATGGLGRAYKITSNSWEGTGDGHALAYHAGAELIDMEFLQFHPTGMVWPPSVCGILVTEGVRGEGGILLNKDGRRFMFDDIPDLYKAQTADNEEEGWRYCQGDKNARRPAELLTRDHVARCIVREIKAGRGSPHGGVFLDISWIKKRISNAEEHIKRKLPSMYHQFKQLADIDITKEPMEVGPTTHYAMGGIRVDSDTQMSRLPGLFAAGECAAGINGANRLGGNSLSDLLVFGKRAGEFAAQFAKSNKAGTINAAQIEETARHALAPFDRRPQSGAEAEGPFQIQYDLQEMMQDLVGIVRREDEMVRAMGGLQKLWARARNVGVHGNREYNPGWHTALDLTNLLTVSEAITRAALERKESRGAHFREDYPNKDAASGKVNVLVWKGPDGAMQVRREPIPDMPAELKQIIEEMK, encoded by the coding sequence GTGCCTGATTACGAGACTCACGAACACGACGTGCTGATCATTGGCGCGGGCGGCGCCGGGCTGCGCGCGGCGATTGAAGCGTCCGCGGCAGGTGTCTCTGTGGGTGTCGTCTGCAAATCCCTTCTGGGAAAGGCGCACACGGTCATGGCCGAAGGCGGGATTGCCGCGGCCCTGGCCAACGTGGATGACCGCGACAACTGGAAGGTCCACTTCGCCGACACCATGCGCGGCGGCCAATACGTCAACAATTGGCGCATGGCCGAATTGCACGCCAGGGAAGCGCCCGACCGCGTCCGCGAACTCGAAGCCTGGGGCGCGGTCTTCGATCGCACGAAGGACGGCCGCATCCTGCAAAGAAATTTCGGCGGGCACAAATACCCGCGACTTGCGCACGTCGGGGACCGCACGGGCCTGGAGATGATTCGCACGCTCCAGGATCACGGCCTCCACCAGGGCATGCAGGTCCACATGGAGACCACGATTCTCACGCTTCTGAAAGAGGGGGACCGCGTGGTGGGAGCGTTTGGATACGAACGCGAGCGCGGGCGATTCAAAGTTTTCCGCGCGAAGGCAGTAGTGCTCGCCACCGGCGGCCTGGGCCGCGCCTACAAAATCACCAGTAACAGTTGGGAAGGCACGGGCGACGGCCATGCCCTCGCGTATCACGCCGGCGCGGAACTGATCGACATGGAATTCCTTCAATTCCATCCCACAGGCATGGTCTGGCCGCCCAGTGTGTGCGGGATCCTGGTGACCGAAGGCGTGCGCGGCGAAGGCGGCATCCTGCTCAACAAGGACGGGCGCCGCTTCATGTTCGATGACATTCCCGATCTCTACAAAGCCCAGACCGCCGACAACGAAGAGGAAGGCTGGCGCTATTGCCAGGGCGACAAGAACGCGCGCCGGCCGGCTGAATTGCTGACGCGCGATCACGTGGCGCGGTGCATCGTTCGCGAGATCAAAGCCGGACGCGGCAGCCCGCACGGCGGCGTGTTTCTGGACATTTCCTGGATCAAGAAAAGGATTTCCAACGCGGAAGAGCACATCAAACGCAAGCTGCCCAGCATGTATCACCAGTTCAAGCAGCTCGCCGATATCGACATCACCAAAGAACCGATGGAGGTGGGGCCGACGACGCATTACGCAATGGGAGGAATTCGCGTGGATTCCGACACCCAGATGTCGCGCTTGCCCGGATTGTTCGCCGCCGGGGAGTGCGCGGCGGGAATCAACGGCGCGAATCGGCTGGGCGGGAATTCCCTCTCAGACTTGCTGGTTTTTGGGAAGCGCGCCGGGGAATTCGCCGCCCAATTCGCCAAGTCGAACAAAGCGGGAACGATCAACGCCGCACAGATTGAAGAGACCGCGCGGCACGCTCTTGCCCCGTTCGATCGCCGTCCCCAGAGCGGCGCGGAGGCCGAAGGCCCTTTCCAGATTCAATATGACCTTCAGGAGATGATGCAGGATTTGGTCGGCATCGTGCGGAGAGAAGACGAGATGGTTCGGGCCATGGGTGGCTTGCAAAAGCTCTGGGCCCGCGCGCGAAACGTCGGCGTGCATGGCAATCGCGAGTATAATCCCGGCTGGCACACGGCGCTTGACTTGACGAATTTGCTCACCGTCTCCGAAGCCATTACCCGCGCCGCGCTCGAACGCAAAGAAAGCCGGGGCGCACATTTCCGCGAGGATTATCCGAACAAAGATGCCGCCTCCGGCAAAGTGAACGTCCTGGTCTGGAAGGGACCGGATGGCGCCATGCAAGTGCGGCGGGAGCCGATTCCGGATATGCCGGCCGAACTCAAACAGATTATCGAAGAGATGAAATGA
- a CDS encoding altronate dehydratase, whose protein sequence is MNPVGRVRPGEPLDVWNTPGSARWDRLALPSGSWKAAYWTGRLPRVSSPAWRQPLRQRVVSAHHSLDEISRLPAEGDNVAISNRRLEAGTEIAFRGRSLRLPHTILEGHRFAVVPISGGASLLSWGLPFGTALRDIAPGDYICNARILDALRQRHVDFALPDQPNLLDRLVRYEFDETRFKPGRPTARAAEKRFFQGFARGAQRGVGTRNYIVILGTSSWTSGFARSLAERFKNIPAQFPNIDGVVAIAHTEGGGSARPNNFDLLLRTLAGFLIHPNVGAALAVDLGAEPVTNGLLRDYLIAHHYPIADLPHRFLSVNGNYQSALKEGEAIVRSWLETVNQCRRSPQAVEHLKIGLQCGGSDAFSGVSGNPLVGWVSKELVRYGGAANLAETDELIGAEEYILQNVRDLATARQFLEKLERFQERVSWHGHTAEGNPSGGNNYRGLYNIAVKSIGAARKKDPETCLDHVIDYSQRMRDPGYYFMDSPGNDLESVAGQVGAGCNLILFTTGNGSITNFPFVPTIKIMTSTARYRMLTREMDVNAGRYMDGTPLEELGRETFDLMLRIASGEKSAGESAGQSQVQIWREWRQTDSTRLAQLRNAPAPTGEPLALRDARSPSNAGQASSLPISPSALETGKMPDHLATQYRFKAYQTRRGWASDRVGLIVPTSLCAGQIGRMIADKLNREAADTGLRYVALAHTEGCGVSGGDCEHLYLRTMAGYLAHPLVKNGLVLEHGCEKTHNDAMQNFLEQQGIDPDLFGWASIQMDGGIESVTAKVVAWFGKAQAEHPPEAEKEVGLEALRLGLVSNGPVPGPFAEACAMLARTVVRAGGTVVVAENSSLTSSEVFTKELFDSAPVRPTLAYGQACVKPGFHVMETPTDHQVETLTGLGATGVQVILAHLSDRFLQSHPMVPLVQVGSRNEGRTAEQTEALDLLLDANRLSRETMMEQMLKRVLQAASREYLPKAFASGNVDFQMTRGWLGVSL, encoded by the coding sequence ATGAACCCGGTAGGGCGAGTCCGTCCCGGCGAGCCGCTCGACGTGTGGAACACGCCCGGATCGGCTCGCTGGGACAGGCTCGCCCTGCCATCAGGTTCATGGAAAGCCGCGTACTGGACAGGCCGGCTTCCCAGAGTATCATCCCCGGCATGGCGCCAACCGTTGCGCCAAAGAGTCGTGAGCGCACACCATTCACTTGATGAGATCAGCCGGCTGCCGGCGGAGGGGGACAATGTCGCGATCAGCAATCGAAGGCTGGAAGCGGGGACTGAAATCGCGTTTCGCGGGCGGTCATTACGTTTGCCGCACACGATTCTCGAAGGACACCGTTTTGCCGTGGTCCCGATTTCCGGCGGTGCATCGTTGTTGTCATGGGGTTTGCCATTCGGCACCGCGCTCCGGGATATCGCGCCGGGGGACTACATTTGCAATGCGCGTATTCTCGACGCGTTGCGCCAGCGGCATGTTGATTTCGCGCTGCCCGACCAGCCGAACTTGCTGGATCGCCTGGTCCGCTACGAATTCGACGAAACGCGTTTCAAGCCGGGCCGCCCAACGGCCCGCGCCGCCGAAAAGCGATTCTTCCAGGGGTTCGCGCGCGGCGCGCAACGCGGCGTCGGAACTCGCAATTACATCGTGATCCTCGGCACGAGTTCGTGGACGTCGGGCTTCGCGCGTTCGCTCGCCGAACGATTCAAAAACATTCCGGCGCAGTTTCCGAACATCGACGGCGTCGTCGCCATCGCCCACACTGAAGGCGGCGGCAGCGCTCGACCGAACAACTTCGACTTGTTGCTCCGAACCCTCGCAGGATTCCTTATCCATCCCAACGTCGGCGCCGCGCTGGCGGTCGATCTGGGCGCCGAGCCGGTCACGAATGGTCTGCTTCGGGATTACCTGATCGCGCACCATTACCCTATCGCCGATTTGCCGCACCGGTTCCTGAGCGTGAACGGGAATTATCAGTCCGCATTGAAGGAGGGCGAAGCGATTGTGCGGTCTTGGCTGGAGACGGTGAACCAGTGCCGCCGTTCTCCGCAAGCGGTCGAGCATTTGAAAATCGGCCTGCAGTGCGGCGGCTCCGACGCGTTCTCAGGTGTTTCGGGGAATCCGCTGGTGGGCTGGGTCTCGAAAGAATTGGTTCGCTATGGCGGCGCGGCGAATCTCGCGGAGACCGACGAACTGATCGGCGCGGAGGAATACATTCTCCAGAACGTCCGCGATCTCGCGACGGCGCGCCAATTCCTGGAGAAACTCGAACGCTTTCAGGAACGCGTCTCCTGGCACGGACACACTGCCGAAGGCAATCCGAGCGGCGGCAACAATTATCGCGGACTTTACAACATCGCAGTCAAATCCATCGGCGCCGCGCGCAAGAAAGATCCGGAAACCTGCCTGGACCACGTCATCGACTACAGCCAGCGCATGCGGGATCCGGGATACTATTTCATGGACAGTCCGGGCAACGACCTGGAAAGCGTCGCCGGCCAGGTGGGCGCCGGTTGCAACCTGATTCTCTTCACGACCGGCAACGGCTCGATCACTAACTTTCCGTTTGTCCCGACGATCAAGATCATGACGAGCACCGCGCGCTACCGAATGTTAACCAGAGAAATGGATGTGAACGCCGGGCGTTACATGGACGGAACACCGCTGGAGGAGTTGGGCCGCGAGACCTTCGATCTGATGCTGCGGATTGCGTCCGGCGAAAAAAGCGCCGGCGAAAGCGCCGGGCAATCTCAAGTCCAGATCTGGCGGGAATGGCGGCAAACGGATTCCACGCGGCTCGCGCAACTCCGCAACGCGCCCGCTCCGACCGGCGAGCCGTTGGCTTTAAGAGATGCACGTTCGCCCTCCAACGCAGGGCAGGCTTCCAGCCTGCCCATTTCGCCATCGGCTCTAGAGACAGGCAAGATGCCGGACCATCTCGCAACTCAGTATCGATTCAAAGCGTACCAGACACGGCGCGGGTGGGCTTCCGACCGCGTCGGGTTGATCGTGCCCACCAGCCTTTGCGCCGGACAGATTGGCCGGATGATTGCGGACAAGTTGAATCGCGAGGCTGCGGACACGGGCCTGCGCTACGTCGCCCTGGCCCATACCGAAGGCTGCGGCGTGTCCGGGGGTGATTGCGAGCACCTCTACTTGAGGACCATGGCGGGATACCTGGCTCACCCACTCGTCAAAAACGGGTTGGTGCTGGAGCATGGCTGCGAGAAAACCCACAACGACGCGATGCAGAATTTTCTCGAACAGCAAGGCATCGACCCGGATCTATTCGGCTGGGCCAGCATTCAGATGGACGGCGGGATTGAGTCCGTGACGGCCAAAGTGGTGGCCTGGTTTGGAAAAGCCCAGGCCGAGCATCCGCCCGAGGCCGAGAAGGAAGTCGGACTTGAAGCGTTGCGGTTGGGGCTCGTGTCGAACGGGCCGGTTCCGGGACCGTTCGCAGAGGCTTGCGCCATGCTTGCGAGAACCGTGGTCCGCGCGGGTGGGACGGTTGTCGTCGCTGAGAATTCCTCCCTCACGTCGAGCGAGGTGTTCACAAAAGAGTTGTTCGACTCGGCGCCCGTGCGACCGACACTGGCCTACGGCCAGGCCTGCGTGAAGCCGGGCTTTCACGTGATGGAAACGCCCACGGATCACCAGGTTGAAACGCTGACGGGTCTGGGCGCAACGGGAGTACAGGTGATTCTGGCGCACCTCTCGGATCGATTTCTGCAAAGCCATCCGATGGTCCCGCTGGTTCAAGTGGGCTCGCGAAACGAAGGCCGCACCGCGGAACAGACGGAAGCACTGGACTTGCTTTTGGACGCAAATCGCCTCTCGCGGGAAACGATGATGGAACAGATGCTGAAGCGCGTGTTGCAGGCCGCTTCCCGGGAGTATCTGCCTAAAGCGTTCGCCAGCGGCAACGTCGATTTTCAGATGACTCGCGGATGGCTGGGCGTGTCGTTGTAG
- a CDS encoding 3-dehydroquinate synthase — protein MPAIERTFRVSFRHQVHFTHHVFDPANPLLKDILVNAEKRECHKALVVVDETLAQAQRGLAKQIETYFAAFPECLRLVCSPLIIEGGERTKNSFFHVSEIQSHVDRYHIDRHSYVVAVGGGAILDMVGLAAATAHRGLRHVRIPTTTLSQDDSGVGVKNGINAFGKKNFIGAFAPPFAVINDFQLLASLSPRDKRAGYVEAVKVALIRDAAFFEAIERDADALREFEPASMQRLIYRCAELHVNHIAASGDPFEFGSARPLDFGHWVAHKLEQVSGYEIRHGEAVAIGIAVDVIYSKLMGFIDPQIAGRILGLLEKLGFELFANELLHVDSSGALIVLEGLEEFREHLGGELTITLLRKIGQGLEVHDMKTTKVVESIQELHRRSRERLDEQPASLPDCAAS, from the coding sequence GTGCCGGCCATAGAACGAACCTTTCGCGTAAGCTTCCGCCATCAGGTGCATTTCACGCACCACGTGTTCGACCCGGCGAACCCGCTCCTGAAAGACATCCTCGTCAACGCCGAGAAAAGAGAATGCCACAAGGCGCTGGTGGTCGTGGATGAAACGCTCGCTCAAGCTCAACGCGGGCTTGCGAAACAAATCGAAACCTATTTTGCCGCTTTCCCGGAGTGTCTCAGGCTCGTTTGCTCCCCTCTCATTATCGAAGGCGGCGAGCGCACGAAGAACTCCTTTTTCCACGTCTCGGAAATCCAATCGCACGTGGACCGCTACCACATCGACCGCCATTCCTACGTCGTCGCAGTGGGCGGCGGGGCCATTCTGGATATGGTGGGCCTCGCGGCGGCGACGGCTCACCGCGGGTTGCGTCATGTGCGCATTCCCACCACCACGCTGAGCCAGGACGATTCGGGCGTGGGCGTGAAGAACGGCATCAACGCCTTTGGAAAGAAGAATTTCATCGGCGCCTTTGCGCCGCCCTTCGCCGTGATCAACGACTTTCAATTGCTGGCGTCGTTGTCGCCGCGCGACAAGCGGGCGGGCTACGTCGAAGCCGTCAAGGTCGCGCTGATCCGCGACGCGGCGTTTTTCGAAGCCATCGAACGGGATGCCGACGCGCTCCGCGAGTTCGAGCCGGCGTCAATGCAACGGTTGATTTACCGCTGCGCTGAACTGCACGTGAATCATATCGCGGCGTCGGGCGATCCGTTCGAGTTCGGCTCGGCTCGGCCGTTGGATTTCGGCCATTGGGTCGCGCACAAGCTGGAGCAAGTCTCGGGATACGAAATCCGCCACGGCGAGGCCGTCGCCATCGGCATCGCGGTGGATGTGATCTATTCGAAACTGATGGGTTTCATCGATCCTCAGATCGCTGGACGCATCTTGGGCCTGCTGGAGAAATTGGGCTTTGAACTGTTCGCCAACGAGCTGCTGCACGTCGATTCGTCCGGCGCGCTCATTGTGCTCGAAGGCCTGGAGGAATTCCGCGAGCACCTCGGCGGCGAACTCACGATCACCTTGCTCAGGAAGATCGGACAAGGCCTTGAAGTGCATGACATGAAAACGACGAAAGTCGTGGAGTCCATTCAGGAATTGCACCGTCGCTCCCGCGAACGTTTGGACGAACAGCCGGCCTCTCTGCCCGATTGCGCGGCGAGTTAG